TATGGAAAAATTAACTAACCAAAGATTTAACCAGATTGCACACAGTAAACTTATTAACGAGCTTGAACTTAAAAATACGCATCTCTCAACTTCGCTTCCCTATGCAGAAACTAAATATGCGATTGGTTATCAATATATTGGCGACCAACCAACTAAAACTATTGATGATAATAACTTTCAGCTAAGAATTCTTAATAAAAAATATAAAATAGGGAGAAATCCTACAATTCATGCCCCACAAGCTGGCTTTCGTTCAAACGTAGTCGACCTTTCCCAAATAATGATTATGCTACTCAATAATGGGCAATATAAAACCAAGCAGATTCTTAACCAAAACAGCATTAATCTGTTAGAAACCCCAGCATTTAAAGTCACAAGCACAATGCAACGCGGGCTTGGCTCAGAAATAAACTACGGGTTCATTCCTAATGTTAAAATGGTTGGCCACTCGGGGAATGCCTATGGGATACTAACCCATTTCTTTTATAATCGTGAAAAAGACTTTGGTGTTATTTTTATAATTAATGGATTAAAAATGCAGGCGTACGAAGAAGGCGGAGACCATCTATTAATTGAAAAAGAAATTGAACAACTGATATATAAAGACTTAATACAAACTAAAGATTCAGTGAATGTCGTAACAGAAAACACCCAACAACTATAACCTTAATTCTATAGCTTTTTTAACAGCCTTATTTATTTCCTCCACTGTTTTGCCTTTAGGGCTAATTATTTCTCCAAAAGTTAAAGAGAGCTTGTGTCCAAGTTTTGGGAAAAAACTTCCTGCGGGAAATACCTCGTAGGCACCTTTAATTGTCATTGTTATGATATCCTTATTGAAATTACTAGCTAAATAAGCTGCGCCATCTTTGAATTCATTTAGCTTGCCGGTTCTTGTCCGCGTACCTTCAGGGAAAATAATTAACGACCCACCTTGTCTCAAAATATCAGCACCTGATTTTAAGGCTGGGAACATATTGGCCCCTCTGTCTACAAAAATTAAATGAGACCAAGGGAAGATATATTTCAAAAACTTTAACTCCTTCTTGCTAATCATAAAAATATTACGTCTGATGTCTTTTGGTAAGGAAGCTAAGATCAAAATAATATCCAAATTTGACTGATGATTACAAACGAAAATGCTCTCCTTAGCTCCTTCAAGAAGCTCTTTATTGACGATTCTATAACCAAAAAACAAATGAGCTTTTAATCTAATTACTTTGACCAGCAAAAAAACTAGAGGATTAAAAAAATTATATTTTTTTGTAGTAAAATTACCTGACAATAACTCATCTTCTCTGCTCTCTACTTCGTTAACTTCAGGCAACAAACTTAAATGCTTCACTAACTCTACTACCGAAGAAATCGCCATAAATTTATCCATATTTATTTTAACTCTCAGTTCTAGTTCCAGCTCAATTACAAAATGAATCTTACTAAGTGAGTCCAGACCTAAATCATCTAAAGACTGACTGATAACTATCTTTTTTAATTCAAACTTTTTCATAATAAATTTCGCCACTTGTTTTTCACGTTCACTTTCAGAAACCATCTCGTGCAACGAAACAAAACTAGAATCATCACCAGCTTGATACTTCCCTTGCTTCAAGTTTTTAATAATTTCTCTTACAATTACTTTTTTTGTTGATGTTCTTGGCAAGGGCTCAAAAGAAATCGCAAAGTCAGATACTCTCATATAATCTGGCAAAAGACGATTCAACCTATTAACTTCAACTTTAATCTCCTGATAAGAGGCTCCGGATATTTGTTCTGGGACAATAACTGCGCTGACAATAGCATTACCGTTTTTTTCACCACCAAAAACTGCTAATTCATTAATTAACTCAGAATTTATAAACACATCTTCAATTTCTTCAGGAAAAACGTTTTTCCCAGAATCTAGAACTATGATGTTCTTTGTCCTCCCAGTAATTCGAAGATTGCCCTCATGATCGATTAATCCAACATCGCCAGAATTGAACCATCCCTCATTATCAAACACTTCTTCATTCGCTTTGTCATTATTTAAATAGCCCATCATAACAGAAATGCCCTTCAACCAAATTTCACCAATTCCTCGCTCATTTTTTTCGCGTATCTCAACGAAATTCCCTTTAGTTGCTTTACCTACACTGCCTTCTCTATTTTCATGTGCTTTATTAGCAACAATCGCAGCAGTCGTTTCTGTTAATCCATAGCCCTCAAGTATTTTAAACCCCATATTGTGGTATGCCTTAAAATATTTTGGTTTTAGTGAAGCGCCACCACTTACAAAAAACTTTAACTGCTCACCAAAAATTTTGTGAATTGGCTTAAAAACAGCTTTAGGAACAGCGCCTAAGCCTACTTTCTTAAAAAGATGAGAATAAGCAACCATAAATTTAAAAATCTGATACTTAACAATAGATTGAGTTTTTACTTTGTTTAAAATACTATCAAAAAATAATTCCCACAATTTAGGAACACCAGGAAA
This Candidatus Margulisiibacteriota bacterium DNA region includes the following protein-coding sequences:
- a CDS encoding serine hydrolase; translated protein: MYKNLNWFIIAFLTFGLFIAFYINVSCPAYKTATRKTQLESSLESIMKEYGVTGCSLVVIKNKKNLFTFNYGFADIAKNKKMTPFHAIRLASVSKLLTSILLLNVTENNPKVLQSTVSKQLGIPLENPYFKGTKITLRELLTHTSSFVPYLITANKFMEQSITNPQLNISDLILKDGKFYQEYYWDDAYPPKERYNYSGFNFILIATIMEKLTNQRFNQIAHSKLINELELKNTHLSTSLPYAETKYAIGYQYIGDQPTKTIDDNNFQLRILNKKYKIGRNPTIHAPQAGFRSNVVDLSQIMIMLLNNGQYKTKQILNQNSINLLETPAFKVTSTMQRGLGSEINYGFIPNVKMVGHSGNAYGILTHFFYNREKDFGVIFIINGLKMQAYEEGGDHLLIEKEIEQLIYKDLIQTKDSVNVVTENTQQL
- a CDS encoding AMP-binding protein — encoded protein: MYILPEYIDKYFNKFLSSIYIQPNITYQDAYEIIQQRATYIQSLGVKAKEPVALIASNSAEWMLTYFSIAYSGAIVVALDNHLSEEHHLKMLSTVNCKHAFISDDVGQRTSKEVNFISLNFNNALSDKSKYIAPILKAEDCAAMLFTSGTTGEPKVVMLSHNNLVNTCMSGMEHMGLQDEPDIVLTILPLYHVFGLITSFLAFITNGSSIVVQPSLKGPDIIKSLETYPITVFPGVPKLWELFFDSILNKVKTQSIVKYQIFKFMVAYSHLFKKVGLGAVPKAVFKPIHKIFGEQLKFFVSGGASLKPKYFKAYHNMGFKILEGYGLTETTAAIVANKAHENREGSVGKATKGNFVEIREKNERGIGEIWLKGISVMMGYLNNDKANEEVFDNEGWFNSGDVGLIDHEGNLRITGRTKNIIVLDSGKNVFPEEIEDVFINSELINELAVFGGEKNGNAIVSAVIVPEQISGASYQEIKVEVNRLNRLLPDYMRVSDFAISFEPLPRTSTKKVIVREIIKNLKQGKYQAGDDSSFVSLHEMVSESEREKQVAKFIMKKFELKKIVISQSLDDLGLDSLSKIHFVIELELELRVKINMDKFMAISSVVELVKHLSLLPEVNEVESREDELLSGNFTTKKYNFFNPLVFLLVKVIRLKAHLFFGYRIVNKELLEGAKESIFVCNHQSNLDIILILASLPKDIRRNIFMISKKELKFLKYIFPWSHLIFVDRGANMFPALKSGADILRQGGSLIIFPEGTRTRTGKLNEFKDGAAYLASNFNKDIITMTIKGAYEVFPAGSFFPKLGHKLSLTFGEIISPKGKTVEEINKAVKKAIELRL